The following are from one region of the Georgenia sp. M64 genome:
- a CDS encoding zinc-binding dehydrogenase, with the protein MKAWHFTTTNEPLVEADIPEPTPGPGEVVLDIKAAGLCHSDVGAMTDPGWLALIPRRPIVIGHEIAGVVAQVGEGVTEVAVGDRVGVCPTASEGAPGYARDGGFTYQHRVLAGDLVPMPAGLTFELAALGTDAGMTSYHAVMVQGGLRKGDKVGIIGFGGLGQVGARVAVVNGAEVHVAEINEAVWDRARETGAVSVVKDVAEWAGQDFDLIVDYAGFGTTTADAVAAIRRDGRIVIVGMGRLEATISTRDVILKQATLVGSNGGTKEDVAAVYELLARGDISPEVTVIGFDDIPRGLDDLRNHRVTGRVVAHIAD; encoded by the coding sequence ATGAAGGCCTGGCACTTCACCACCACGAACGAGCCGCTCGTCGAGGCGGACATCCCCGAGCCCACGCCGGGCCCGGGCGAGGTCGTCCTGGACATCAAGGCCGCGGGGCTGTGCCACTCCGACGTCGGTGCCATGACCGACCCCGGCTGGCTCGCCCTCATCCCCCGCCGCCCCATCGTCATCGGGCACGAGATCGCCGGTGTCGTGGCCCAGGTCGGCGAGGGCGTGACGGAGGTCGCCGTCGGCGACCGGGTGGGGGTCTGCCCCACGGCGAGCGAGGGGGCACCCGGATACGCGCGCGACGGCGGGTTCACCTACCAGCACCGCGTCCTGGCCGGCGACCTCGTACCGATGCCGGCGGGCCTGACCTTCGAGCTCGCCGCCCTGGGCACCGACGCCGGGATGACCTCGTACCACGCCGTCATGGTCCAGGGCGGGCTGAGGAAGGGCGACAAGGTCGGCATCATCGGGTTCGGCGGGCTCGGCCAGGTGGGCGCCCGCGTCGCCGTCGTCAACGGTGCGGAGGTCCACGTCGCCGAGATCAACGAGGCGGTGTGGGACCGGGCGCGCGAGACGGGCGCCGTCTCGGTCGTCAAGGACGTGGCCGAGTGGGCCGGCCAGGACTTCGACCTCATCGTCGACTACGCGGGCTTCGGCACCACGACCGCGGACGCCGTCGCCGCGATCCGGCGGGACGGGCGCATCGTCATCGTGGGGATGGGCAGGCTCGAGGCCACCATCAGCACGCGCGACGTCATCCTCAAGCAGGCGACCCTCGTCGGCTCGAACGGCGGGACCAAGGAGGACGTGGCCGCGGTCTACGAGCTGCTCGCCCGCGGGGACATCTCCCCCGAGGTGACGGTGATCGGGTTCGACGACATCCCGCGCGGGCTCGACGACCTCAGGAACCACCGCGTGACGGGCCGCGTCGTCGCGCACATCGCGGACTGA
- the nadC gene encoding carboxylating nicotinate-nucleotide diphosphorylase, producing MRTLSPLLVEPLVRAALLEDLGRAGDLTSDTVVPAERRATVALVVRDPGVVAGTDLAVTAFGLVDPRTEVTVQRPDGSRVSPGDVVARVTGPARGILTAERVALNFLGHLSGVATATAQIADAVAHTATRVTCTRKTTPGLRAVEKHAVLAGGGVNHRFGLDDAVLIKDNHIALAGGVRAAITAARAGVGHLVKIEIEVDTLDQLREVLTDPVDAVLLDNMTPEQLREAVTLVGGRMVTEASGRLTAATAPAVAASGVDLMSAGWVTHSAPVLDIGLDVLELA from the coding sequence GTGAGAACCCTGTCCCCTCTCCTCGTCGAGCCGCTCGTGCGTGCCGCGCTGCTCGAGGACCTGGGCCGCGCCGGCGACCTCACCTCCGACACCGTCGTGCCTGCCGAGCGGCGCGCCACGGTGGCCCTCGTGGTCCGGGACCCGGGCGTCGTCGCGGGCACCGATCTCGCCGTCACCGCGTTCGGGCTCGTCGACCCGCGGACCGAGGTGACGGTCCAGCGCCCGGACGGCTCCCGGGTCTCCCCGGGTGACGTCGTCGCCCGGGTCACCGGCCCGGCCCGCGGGATCCTCACCGCCGAGCGGGTGGCGCTGAACTTCCTGGGACACCTCTCGGGCGTCGCGACGGCCACGGCCCAGATCGCCGACGCCGTCGCCCACACCGCGACACGGGTGACGTGCACCCGCAAGACGACGCCGGGCCTGCGGGCCGTGGAGAAGCACGCCGTCCTCGCCGGCGGCGGGGTCAACCACCGCTTCGGCCTGGACGACGCCGTCCTCATCAAGGACAACCACATCGCCCTGGCCGGCGGGGTGCGCGCGGCGATCACCGCCGCGCGGGCGGGCGTGGGGCACCTCGTGAAGATCGAGATCGAGGTGGACACCCTCGACCAGCTCCGCGAGGTCCTCACCGACCCCGTCGACGCCGTGCTGCTCGACAACATGACCCCCGAGCAGCTGCGCGAGGCGGTGACCCTCGTCGGCGGGCGCATGGTGACCGAGGCGTCGGGACGGCTGACGGCGGCCACGGCGCCGGCGGTCGCTGCGAGCGGGGTGGACCTCATGTCCGCCGGGTGGGTCACCCACTCGGCGCCGGTGCTCGACATCGGGCTGGACGTCCTCGAGCTCGCCTGA
- a CDS encoding L-aspartate oxidase: MRTRAQDAPAVVVGGGLAGLLTALRLAPLPCVVLTTGELGEHTSSDLAQGGIAAALDDGDAPALHALDTVHAGAGLCDVGVVEAVTGAAPETVAHLARLGARFDRAPDGSIALGLEGAHSRHRIAHAGGDATGRELLRAAAAAVRAAASVTVVEHARAGRLVLDGGRVTGVVVERDGERSVLAAAAVVLATGGLGGLFRDTTNPTASRGQGVALAARAGAVLRDLEMVQFHPTALDVGLDPMPLVSEAVRGEGAHLVTADGARLLADDLAPRDVVSRAVFAEQHRGGKVLLDARAVPGFAAHFPTVTAACRAAGIDPSRDVVPVRPAAHYAMGGVAVDSHGRTSVAGLWAVGEVASTGLHGANRLASNSLLEAAVCAGWVAADVRAGRSAGAADAPAAQPPLPLPLPRAVSSAVAPALPPAVPSDGAASLRALMSACVGVVRDRPGLTAAVEDLRERVTTAGPDAVDDATLTAFLVAASAQRREESRGAHTRTDFPAPAAPVHTTLTLAEALEPDRSRPADHLAHERSSV, translated from the coding sequence ATGAGGACGCGCGCGCAGGACGCACCCGCCGTCGTGGTCGGGGGCGGGCTCGCGGGACTGCTCACGGCGCTGCGCCTCGCTCCGCTGCCGTGCGTCGTGCTCACCACCGGAGAGCTGGGCGAGCACACCTCCTCCGACCTCGCCCAGGGCGGGATCGCGGCCGCGCTCGACGACGGCGACGCCCCCGCCCTGCACGCGCTCGACACCGTCCACGCGGGGGCGGGGCTGTGCGACGTCGGGGTCGTCGAGGCCGTCACCGGCGCCGCACCCGAGACCGTGGCCCACCTGGCCCGCCTCGGTGCCCGGTTCGACCGCGCGCCCGACGGCTCGATCGCGCTGGGCCTCGAGGGCGCGCACTCGCGCCACCGGATCGCCCACGCCGGCGGTGACGCCACCGGCCGCGAGCTCCTGCGTGCCGCCGCCGCCGCGGTGCGCGCCGCCGCCTCGGTCACGGTCGTCGAGCACGCCCGGGCCGGCCGGCTCGTCCTCGACGGCGGCCGGGTCACCGGTGTCGTCGTCGAGCGCGATGGCGAGCGCTCCGTCCTGGCCGCCGCCGCGGTGGTCCTGGCCACCGGCGGGCTCGGCGGTCTGTTCCGGGACACCACCAACCCGACCGCCTCCCGCGGGCAGGGCGTCGCCCTGGCCGCCCGCGCCGGCGCGGTCCTGCGGGACCTGGAGATGGTGCAGTTCCACCCCACCGCGCTCGACGTCGGCCTGGACCCCATGCCGCTGGTGAGCGAGGCGGTGCGCGGCGAGGGCGCCCACCTCGTCACCGCGGACGGCGCACGCCTGCTGGCCGACGACCTCGCCCCGCGGGACGTCGTCTCCCGTGCGGTGTTCGCCGAGCAGCACCGGGGCGGGAAGGTCCTCCTCGACGCGCGCGCGGTGCCGGGCTTCGCGGCACACTTCCCCACCGTGACGGCGGCGTGCCGGGCCGCCGGCATCGATCCCTCGCGCGACGTGGTGCCCGTGCGGCCCGCTGCCCACTACGCGATGGGCGGCGTGGCCGTGGACAGCCACGGCCGGACGTCGGTCGCGGGCCTGTGGGCGGTGGGCGAGGTCGCGAGCACCGGGCTGCACGGCGCCAACCGGCTGGCGTCGAACTCCCTCCTCGAGGCGGCGGTCTGCGCCGGGTGGGTCGCGGCGGACGTGCGCGCCGGCCGCTCGGCGGGAGCCGCGGACGCGCCCGCGGCGCAGCCTCCCCTCCCGCTGCCGCTCCCGCGTGCCGTCTCGTCCGCCGTCGCGCCTGCCCTCCCGCCCGCCGTCCCGAGCGACGGTGCCGCGAGCCTGCGCGCCCTCATGAGCGCCTGCGTCGGCGTGGTGCGCGACCGACCGGGGCTCACGGCCGCCGTCGAGGACCTCCGCGAGCGGGTGACGACGGCAGGTCCCGACGCGGTCGACGACGCCACCCTGACCGCGTTCCTCGTCGCCGCCTCCGCGCAGCGCCGGGAGGAGAGCCGCGGCGCACACACCCGGACCGACTTCCCCGCACCCGCCGCGCCGGTCCACACCACCCTCACCCTCGCCGAGGCCCTCGAGCCGGACCGCAGCCGGCCCGCCGATCACCTCGCCCACGAACGGAGCAGCGTGTGA
- the nadA gene encoding quinolinate synthase NadA codes for MSAVTISTDALYERVQNVIPRVEWATMADDVEAILRLKEERNAVILGHNYQTPEIFHGVSDIVGDSLALAREAQTVEADVIVLAGVHFMAETAKLLNPAKTVLIPDLRAGCSLAESITAADVRALKAAHPGVPVVTYVNTSADVKAESDICCTSGNAVKVIESLGVDRVIMIPDEYLARNIARQTGVEVITWPGHCEVHERFTPADIAQIRTDHPGVVVLAHPECPPEVVDAADMAGSTAQMQDFVTVEQPARVALITECSMSDNVSAANPAVEFVRPCNLCPHMKRNTLASIRAALEHMRHEVTIDPEVADRARAAVERMLAVR; via the coding sequence ATGAGCGCCGTCACGATCAGCACCGACGCCCTGTACGAGCGCGTCCAAAACGTCATCCCCCGCGTCGAGTGGGCCACGATGGCCGACGACGTCGAGGCGATCCTTCGCCTGAAGGAGGAACGCAACGCGGTCATCCTCGGCCACAACTACCAGACCCCGGAGATCTTCCACGGTGTCTCGGACATCGTCGGGGACTCCCTCGCCCTGGCCCGCGAGGCGCAGACGGTGGAGGCGGACGTCATCGTGCTCGCCGGCGTCCACTTCATGGCCGAGACGGCCAAGCTGCTCAACCCGGCCAAGACGGTCCTCATCCCGGACCTGCGTGCCGGGTGCTCGCTGGCCGAGTCCATCACCGCGGCCGACGTGCGCGCCCTCAAGGCCGCCCACCCGGGCGTCCCGGTGGTCACGTACGTCAACACGAGCGCCGACGTGAAGGCCGAGTCGGACATCTGCTGCACCTCGGGCAACGCCGTCAAGGTCATCGAGTCCCTCGGCGTGGACCGGGTCATCATGATCCCGGACGAGTACCTGGCCCGGAACATCGCCCGGCAGACCGGCGTGGAGGTCATCACCTGGCCGGGGCACTGCGAGGTGCACGAGCGCTTCACCCCGGCCGACATCGCCCAGATCCGCACCGACCACCCGGGCGTCGTCGTCCTGGCCCACCCGGAGTGCCCGCCCGAGGTGGTCGACGCCGCCGACATGGCCGGTTCCACGGCGCAGATGCAGGACTTCGTCACCGTGGAGCAGCCCGCCCGTGTCGCGCTCATCACCGAGTGCTCGATGAGCGACAACGTCTCGGCGGCCAACCCGGCGGTGGAGTTCGTCCGTCCGTGCAACCTCTGCCCGCACATGAAGCGCAACACCCTCGCCTCCATCCGGGCGGCGCTGGAGCACATGCGCCACGAGGTGACGATCGACCCGGAGGTGGCCGACCGCGCCCGCGCGGCCGTCGAGCGCATGCTGGCCGTGCGATGA
- a CDS encoding STAS domain-containing protein, with translation MAPRTARRTAIISTNPTTPGDHGVPARKTLADLTDVGSVDLVDHDDRVLLVLSGAVDVVLTRELTDAAHAAVEAGKPVEVDTRGVTFIDSSTVATLAWLASRTDGQLRMIDPPDVVKFVLEVTRVGEIVDLVDDQGNPLPAE, from the coding sequence GTGGCGCCACGCACGGCGAGAAGGACGGCCATCATCAGCACGAACCCCACGACGCCCGGCGATCACGGCGTCCCGGCCCGCAAGACTCTCGCCGACCTGACCGACGTGGGCTCCGTCGACCTCGTCGACCACGACGACCGAGTGCTCCTGGTCCTCAGCGGCGCCGTCGACGTCGTCCTCACCCGCGAGCTCACCGACGCCGCCCACGCCGCGGTCGAGGCCGGCAAGCCGGTCGAGGTCGACACCCGCGGGGTGACGTTCATCGACTCCTCCACCGTCGCCACGCTCGCCTGGCTCGCGAGCCGCACCGACGGCCAGCTGCGCATGATCGACCCGCCGGACGTGGTGAAGTTCGTCCTCGAGGTCACGCGCGTGGGCGAGATCGTCGACCTCGTCGACGACCAGGGCAACCCCCTCCCGGCGGAGTAG